GCACAACACGGCGGACAATACGGCTTTTTGAAGCAATGGATTCATAATGATAACCCTCCCTTTGTATATGAAATCAGCTTAACAAGGGAAGGTTAAAACGAGCGTGGTGTCCTGTTTAAAATTAGGTTAAAGCCAGCCTGCTTATTGTCCAATCGCTTTGAACGACTCGGTCTGGCGGGTAATTCCCTGCTCCGCTGCGAAGCGCTCGATGCTTGATGCGCCGAAGAATCCGTTGATGCCCTTCGTCCGCTGAATGACATAAGCCGCATCCTCCGGCTCGGCAATCGGGCCGCCGTGGCAGATAATCATTATCTCCGGGTTGACCGCCCGTCCGGCTTCGATAATCGCTTCAATACGCTCCACACAATCGTCCAGCGTCAACGCGGTAACTGCGCCGATGGTGCCCTTGGTGGTGAGACCCATGTGGGCGACCAGAATATCTGCGCCTGCTTCTGCCATTGCCCGCGCTTGTTCAGGATCAAATACATACGGGGTAGTCAGCATATCCAGCTCATGGGCGGTACGGATCATTTCTACCTCCAGGCCGTAGCCCATCCCGGTCTCCTCCAGATTCTGGCGGAAGACGCCATCGATCAGACCCACTGTAGGGAAATTCTGCACACCGCTGAAGCCCTGCTCCTTCAGCTGCTTCAGGAATACCTCCATCACCCGGAACGGATCGGTGCCGCATACCCCTGCCAGAACGGGCGTATCCTTGACCACAGGCAGCACCTCCGAGCCCATCTCCACCACAATCTGATTGGCGTCGCCATACGACAGCAAGCCTGCCAGTGAACCGCGTCCTGCCATTCTGTAACGGCCGGAATTATACACAATCAGCATATCCGCTCCGCCTGCTTCACTGCTCTTGGCGGTAATCCCCGTGCCTGCCCCGACACCAAGAAGAATCTTGCCCGCCTCTACCTCTTGCTTGAATCTATCCATAATCTCAGCTCTGGTCTGTTTATTCATTAGTAGCTCCTCCTTATTGTGGGGTTGAGGCCTTCGCGGCCTGCATGAGGTCAATCAGCTTCCGGGCTGCCGCCTCGGCAAAGGCCGGATCATTAATCGCCAGGTCCATTTCAATCAGTTCCACTCTTGAGCGGTCCACCTGCCGGCGCAGGGTATCGAACAGCATCCGGTCCTCCTCAGGGCCGTAGAAGGGCTGTCCCTCCACATCAATGGCTGAAATGCCGCCAAGCGGCAGCATCAGCACCGTGCTCTCTGTCGCCATATTGAGCTTCTCGGCCAGTTTTCTGCCGATCTGTTCATTCTCCTCCACGGTCGTCCGCATCAGAGTGACGGTGGGATTATGCTGATAGAACTTATGATCCTTGAACTTCTCCGGTACAGTATCCGCCGGGCCGAAGTTGCACATGTCCAGGGCGCCCACCGAGACGACCTGCGGAATACGGTTGCGGCCTGCCGCCTCCAGGCGGTGCGGCCCTGCATTCAAGACGCCGCCGATCAGCTCATCTGCCCATTCGGTGGTGGTTAAGTCCAGCACCCCTTCAATGAAACCGGCCTCGATCAGGGCTTCCATCGACTGTCCGCCAATGCCGGTGGCATGGAATACCAGCACCTCGTAGCCGCGTTCCTCCAGGTATTTGCGCGCTTCGGTCACACACGGCGTGGTCACTCCGAACATGGTGGCTGCTACCAGCGGCTTTTTCTCCGGTTCATAGTCTGCTTCGAACAGGAGCATGCCCGCGATGGCAAACATCGCATTGCTGAAGATCCTGGTCGAGATCGAATTGAGGCCTGAGACATCCACCACAGACGGAATCATCATAATATCGCTGGTCCCGACATAGGGAGCCGTATTTCCTGATGCTACTGTCGATACCAGCACCTTCGGTACGCCAATTGGCAAGGCTCTCATCGCAGGGGCAACCAGAGAAGTTCCGCCGGTGCCCCCGAAGGATATGATACCGTCAAATTTCCCCTCCTGGTATAACCGGGGAACGAGCTGCTCCAGTCCCTTAGACAACACTTCTGTAGCTAACGCCCGGTCCTTCTTCGCAGCAAGCTCGTCCAGCTCTATCCCTGCGGCGGAAGCGACCTCCCGGTTCGACACATCGGGAAGGAAGGCTGGCTCGAATACTCCGGTATGGATCATCAGGGCTCTGAGACCCAGCTCCTCTGCAAGCTTCTTGATGTACAGATACTCCTCACCCTTCGTATCAAACGTTCCAGCTATAGCGATCGTCTTCATTAAGTGGCCTCCTCGTATACGAATCATAGATTCATCATACCGGGCATGTTCATGGATGAAAACGCTTTTATGTCCTATGTTTTTGTGTTTAGGTTAGATTTGTACTGCTTGGGCGAGCAGCCCATCAGCTTTTTGAACATTCTGCTGAACTGGGCATAGTCGGGGTAGCCGACCATGGCGGACACCTCGGATAATTGCAGGTGCGGGGCCTGGAGCAGAATGGCGGCCTTTTGAATACGGAAGCCGATCAGATAGCTCTGGAAGCTGCAGCCCACTTCCTTTTTGAACAAGCTGCTCAAATAACTGCGCGAGACATGAGCCACCTTGGCCAGATCCGCGAACACCACTTCCTCGCTGTAGTTCTGGGCGACATATTCTTTGACGAATTCTACGTAATCATAATGCCGGGTGATGCCGCTGAGCATTTTGACCACGAGATCATCCTCATCCAGCTTGCCCAGGCGCTTGAAATCGCGGGTAATGGCCGTAATCGACTTCTCGGAGGGAATCCGTTCAAAGGCAGAGCCGCCAATGTAGCCCATAATCTCCATGTTGCTGCTGTACATGTACTGAACATCAACCGGAGTCTTGACCGGACCGCCGTAGATCATTCGGATCACCTCCGGCTTAACCTCACCGCAGGCAGTAAGAATGCGCAGCGCCTTCGCCTTGGCAGCTTCCAGCGAGACCACCTTCCGCGCCCCCAGCAATCCGCCTACGGTCAGGCCGAGATGCACACAGATCACATCTGCCCCCGCTTCAGCCATCTGGACTGCTTGGGATTCGTCGAAGACGAAGGCCACCGTGAACAACCCCTGCTGATGAGCCAGACGTATAGCCTCCACCTCCCTGTCATAGCTGATGCCCTCCTCCTCCAGTGCCTCTCTGAACCCCCCGTCGATCAGGCCGACCGTCGGATAATTATTCACTCCAGCGAAGCCTCTGGCCTTGATCTCTTCTATATATAGGGACATCTCTCTCGTTGGATCATTCGCATTCAGCCCAAACAGCACCGGAGTGTCTCTCACCAGCGGCACAATCTCCTTCGAGGCAAAATCCATCACCATCTCATTGCTGTTGCAGAAGGGCAGGAACCCCGCCAGCGAGCTTCTCCCCATCTGCCGGAACTTGCCCGAGTTCAGCATAAGAATGAAGTCTGCTCCGCTGTCAGCGGCAACCTTGGCTGTAATTCCTGTGCCTGTCGAGACGCCGATGATGTGGTTGCCTTCGCGCAGCTCTGACTGAAGCCGCTCCAGTATGGCTGTTCTGTTCAAGTCTCATCCCTTCTCTCTGCAACGCTCTTCTCCTGTCCATCTTACCACGGCCACCAATCTGACAGAATCAACAGAATATACACAAGCATGATTCCCCCCGCAGCAATATCGATACGCGAGAAGCGGAGCATTCTGAACGAGGTCCGGCCCCGCCCGTTCCCGTAAGCTCTAGCCTCTAGGGTCATGGCGAGCTGCTCCGCCCGGCTGATCGTGGTCGCCAGCAGCGGGATGACTAACCGCAGACAGGCCTGAAGCCGCTGGCGGCCTTGGAGAGACCCGATCTCTAGTCCTCTGGCCCTCTGTGCCATAAGAATGCGGTCCAGCTCCTGGCTGATAGCCGGAATGAAACGGACCGCCAGCATGACCATCAGGGCGAAGGCTTCGACCGGAATCCCCAGGCGGGCGAGCGGCTTGCACATTACTTCCAGGCCTTTGGCCAAATCCAGCGGCTTCGTGGTCACCGTCAGGACCAGCGCAAACGCGACCGGCAGCAGAATGCGCCAGAGGCTGAAGACTTCCTTTATGATGCCGTCCTGACCCCGGTTGAACAGAAGATGATAGATGAGCGGCAGCAGCAGGAACAAAAGCACCGGACGCAGGGCTCTAAGGTATAAGTACAGCGGGAGGCGGGATAACCGCATGGAACCGAGCGCAAGTACAGTCGCTGCCCAATATCCACTGGGGACTTTAAGCTGCATACAGCACAGGGTGAAGCCAACGACGCATAGCAGCTTCGTCCGCGGATCAAGCCGGTGCAGCACAGAATCTGAATGGACGTACTGCCCCCAACCGGTTGTACTGTTCATGACCGCTTGCCTTTGCCGTGCCAGACTGCCCTAACCCGTTCCATAATATCAGCTTCCCGGCAGCTTGCAGGCTCCAGCCGCTGCCGGGATAATTGCTCCATGAGCCTTAAGAGCTGTATAGGTTCGGGTAGAGGCAGCCCTGCCTGCTCCATCTTCTCCTGGCCTTTTAAGAATAATTCGTTAACCTCGTAATGGCCCAAGAGCCGTCCTTCATGCAAAAGAATGACCTCATCCGAATATTCGGCTACATCCTCCAGTTGATGTGAGATGAACAGCACCGTCCGCCCGTTCTCCTCCTGCCATCGTCTAATACGGCTAAGCAGTCCCTTTCTGCTTGCGGGATCAAGCCCTGCCGCCGGCTCATCCAGAATCAGCAGCTCCGGGTCCGCAATCAGCACAGAAGCAATCGCCACCCGCCG
The sequence above is a segment of the Paenibacillus sp. FSL R7-0204 genome. Coding sequences within it:
- a CDS encoding phosphoenolpyruvate hydrolase family protein, yielding MNKQTRAEIMDRFKQEVEAGKILLGVGAGTGITAKSSEAGGADMLIVYNSGRYRMAGRGSLAGLLSYGDANQIVVEMGSEVLPVVKDTPVLAGVCGTDPFRVMEVFLKQLKEQGFSGVQNFPTVGLIDGVFRQNLEETGMGYGLEVEMIRTAHELDMLTTPYVFDPEQARAMAEAGADILVAHMGLTTKGTIGAVTALTLDDCVERIEAIIEAGRAVNPEIMIICHGGPIAEPEDAAYVIQRTKGINGFFGASSIERFAAEQGITRQTESFKAIGQ
- a CDS encoding Tm-1-like ATP-binding domain-containing protein; protein product: MKTIAIAGTFDTKGEEYLYIKKLAEELGLRALMIHTGVFEPAFLPDVSNREVASAAGIELDELAAKKDRALATEVLSKGLEQLVPRLYQEGKFDGIISFGGTGGTSLVAPAMRALPIGVPKVLVSTVASGNTAPYVGTSDIMMIPSVVDVSGLNSISTRIFSNAMFAIAGMLLFEADYEPEKKPLVAATMFGVTTPCVTEARKYLEERGYEVLVFHATGIGGQSMEALIEAGFIEGVLDLTTTEWADELIGGVLNAGPHRLEAAGRNRIPQVVSVGALDMCNFGPADTVPEKFKDHKFYQHNPTVTLMRTTVEENEQIGRKLAEKLNMATESTVLMLPLGGISAIDVEGQPFYGPEEDRMLFDTLRRQVDRSRVELIEMDLAINDPAFAEAAARKLIDLMQAAKASTPQ
- a CDS encoding phosphoenolpyruvate hydrolase family protein, with the protein product MNRTAILERLQSELREGNHIIGVSTGTGITAKVAADSGADFILMLNSGKFRQMGRSSLAGFLPFCNSNEMVMDFASKEIVPLVRDTPVLFGLNANDPTREMSLYIEEIKARGFAGVNNYPTVGLIDGGFREALEEEGISYDREVEAIRLAHQQGLFTVAFVFDESQAVQMAEAGADVICVHLGLTVGGLLGARKVVSLEAAKAKALRILTACGEVKPEVIRMIYGGPVKTPVDVQYMYSSNMEIMGYIGGSAFERIPSEKSITAITRDFKRLGKLDEDDLVVKMLSGITRHYDYVEFVKEYVAQNYSEEVVFADLAKVAHVSRSYLSSLFKKEVGCSFQSYLIGFRIQKAAILLQAPHLQLSEVSAMVGYPDYAQFSRMFKKLMGCSPKQYKSNLNTKT
- a CDS encoding energy-coupling factor transporter transmembrane component T family protein — translated: MNSTTGWGQYVHSDSVLHRLDPRTKLLCVVGFTLCCMQLKVPSGYWAATVLALGSMRLSRLPLYLYLRALRPVLLFLLLPLIYHLLFNRGQDGIIKEVFSLWRILLPVAFALVLTVTTKPLDLAKGLEVMCKPLARLGIPVEAFALMVMLAVRFIPAISQELDRILMAQRARGLEIGSLQGRQRLQACLRLVIPLLATTISRAEQLAMTLEARAYGNGRGRTSFRMLRFSRIDIAAGGIMLVYILLILSDWWPW